A section of the Candidatus Poribacteria bacterium genome encodes:
- the lspA gene encoding signal peptidase II, with the protein MQNPKKNAWQNVMLLIYVAVPVLILDWGTKWLVQKHITQVTEIIPIIPGFFNLRHDRNTGAAFGVLAGHRVLLILITIVALVFIFSYYLRFRESRWMQVSLGFLLGGAVGNFIDRLYLGEVIDFLQFGIVSQGLFWPTFNVADISVCIGAGMLIVYLFRHRNQDQQA; encoded by the coding sequence ATGCAAAATCCTAAAAAAAACGCATGGCAAAATGTTATGCTTTTGATTTATGTGGCTGTGCCCGTGTTGATACTTGATTGGGGCACTAAGTGGTTGGTCCAGAAACACATTACTCAGGTAACAGAGATAATCCCGATTATCCCCGGGTTCTTCAACCTTCGGCACGATAGAAATACTGGAGCGGCTTTCGGGGTACTCGCCGGGCATAGGGTCTTGCTGATTCTCATTACCATTGTCGCTTTGGTTTTCATTTTTTCCTATTACCTCCGATTCCGGGAGAGTCGTTGGATGCAGGTCTCGTTAGGTTTTCTACTCGGCGGTGCTGTTGGAAATTTCATTGATCGCCTCTATTTGGGGGAAGTTATTGATTTTCTTCAATTCGGTATAGTCAGCCAAGGTCTCTTTTGGCCCACCTTTAACGTCGCTGATATTTCTGTCTGCATCGGTGCAGGCATGCTGATTGTTTACCTGTTCCGACACCGTAATCAAGACCAGCAGGCTTGA